Within the Dechloromonas denitrificans genome, the region ATATCGACGATGCTTTTCAAGAAGTTTGCAGGAATCGCATAGCTGATTCCCGATGGTTGGCTCAAGGCAGTTTCCTTGCTACCTTTGATGAAAACCATATTGATGATCCCGATCACGTCACCACTTTCCGTGTCAAAGACCGGGCTGCCGCTGTTTCCGGGATAAGCCGTGGCATCCAGTTGAAAAATGTTGAAGGTTCCGCCCTTGATGCGACGGATCACTTTTTCATTTAGTTGCTGGGCAGTCGCACCGGGCAGGGCGATTGGGGTTATTGAGGAAATCATGCCGCGATGGGTGACCGGTGAAAAGCCCAAGGCACCCCCGATCGGAAAACCGGTAAATCCGACCGACAGGCCCTCGCGCACCAAGTCCGAGTTGCCCAGTTTAAGTGCCGGTAGGGCCGTCCCTTCAATACGCAGGACTGCCAGATCGTGTTCTTTATCGCGGGTGGCGAGATAAGCGCGCCTAACCTGCGACTCTCCGCTGAGGTTGCGTGTCTGAATGACCAGAACCGGAGCATCCGGTTCTAGGGTGTCCGGAACGACGTGTGAGTTTGTCGCAACCAGATTTCCATTGCCGATCACGAACCCCGTACCGCGCAAGACAAACGGTGGACTATTTGTTTTTTTGTAAGTCCCGACAACGACAATCGAAGGTTTGACGCGCTCAATGGTATCGGCCAGTTCGGCAACTGCTTCAGTTGCCAGACATAATCCAAGGGCGGCAAAAAGCCATCCGCTAAAACATTTACTGGTCCTCACATCACCCTGCGCGAAGTTATTTTTGGCAATTCAGGTGATGGGCCAGTGATTGTCGGATCGAAAGGATGATTCTCCCGCTTGAAAATATCGCGTATGCGTTTGACGTAGCCTTGCGTCTCGGCATAGGGAGGAATCCCGGCGTATCGATTCACCGCACCTTCCCCCGCATTGTAGGCTGCTGCTACCAGCGCTACATCACCCTTGAAGTAGGCAAGAAGCCAACGTAAGTACGAAAGGCCGCCGCGGATATTCTGTTCAGGATCGAAAGGCTTTTTTACGTTGAATCGTTCGGCCGTTTCAGGAATCAGTTGCATCAGTCCTTGAGCATTCTTTGGGGACACTGCTCCCGGATTGAAGTTCGATTCGGCACGGATGATAGCCATTGCAAGTCGGGGATATACGCCATATTCCGGAGCCAGCTTGAGCACCATATCCATGACTTTTCGGTGCTCCGGCATGGCCGTGGTGACGATATCATGACCGTCGCTGTCAAAAAGGCACTCAGGAGGCTTGCTGACGGGTTCTCCAACCTGACGCAGCATGCGCTGGGAAAGCGCATCGCCTTGTTTCGCCGCCATCGCAAAAAAATAGGCTGCTGTCGCATCGTCACGGGTAATGCCGCGACCATTGGCGTGCATCCAGCCGAGATTGTATTGAGCCTCGACGTCACCCAGACGAGAGGCTTCGCAATACAACTGAACAGCCTTGCCCGGGTCGCGTGGGACACCGTTGCCGTGCTCGTAATTGCGCGCTTCGTTGCGCAATGCCACCGCTTGCTCATTTTTCTCCAAATCAGCCTGAGCTGGTTTGGAGAGTGCGGTGATGGCGATAAGAATGCATAGCGCCCAAGGCCTGTGACCTGGTTTCGTCGACTTTGAGCGCTTCATGCGAGCCTCCTTAGAGACGCCAGAGATCCACGCCCGCGGCTGCGAATGCAGCCGGATCGAGCATGCTTTTTACATCGGTGATCACACCATCGTTTTTCAGTTTAGACAAAAAATCGGCAGTTGACCGCATTTTGAATTCACGATGGTTCACCGCAGCGACGATGGCTCCGGATTTTGGCAGATCGTCCCAGGCAACAAGATCGACACCGTATTCGTGTTTTGCTTCTTTGGCATCGGCAACTGGGTCATGGACGACGACCTTGGCACCATAGGATTCCAATTCGCGAATGACGTCGATAACCCGCGAGTTGCGCAGGTCGGGGCAGTCTTCCTTGAAAGTAAGGCCGAGGACGATAATCGGACAATCCTTGATCGGGTGCCCATTGCGAATTAGCTGCTTGATCGTTTGTTCGGCCACAAACTTGCCCATTCCGTCATTGATCCGGCGGCCGGCCAGAATAACCTCGGGGTGATAGCCGAGTTTTTGGGCCTTGTGCGTCAGGTAATACGGATCGACACCAATGCAGTGGCCACCAACCAGCCCCGGACGGAATGGCAGGAAATTCCACTTGGTACCGGCCGCCTGCAGAACCTCCAGCGTATCGATGCCGATTTTGTCGAAAATGATAGCCAGTTCGTTCATCAGTGCGATATTCAGGTCGCGCTGGGTATTCTCAATGACCTTGGCCGCTTCGGCCACCTTGATGTTCGACGCGGGATAGACGCCAGCCGTAATGATGCTGCCGTAGATTTCCTTCACGGTGGCCAGCGTCTCGGGTGTGTCCCCGGAGACTACC harbors:
- a CDS encoding S1 family peptidase, producing the protein MRTSKCFSGWLFAALGLCLATEAVAELADTIERVKPSIVVVGTYKKTNSPPFVLRGTGFVIGNGNLVATNSHVVPDTLEPDAPVLVIQTRNLSGESQVRRAYLATRDKEHDLAVLRIEGTALPALKLGNSDLVREGLSVGFTGFPIGGALGFSPVTHRGMISSITPIALPGATAQQLNEKVIRRIKGGTFNIFQLDATAYPGNSGSPVFDTESGDVIGIINMVFIKGSKETALSQPSGISYAIPANFLKSIVDIP
- a CDS encoding transglycosylase SLT domain-containing protein, with product MKRSKSTKPGHRPWALCILIAITALSKPAQADLEKNEQAVALRNEARNYEHGNGVPRDPGKAVQLYCEASRLGDVEAQYNLGWMHANGRGITRDDATAAYFFAMAAKQGDALSQRMLRQVGEPVSKPPECLFDSDGHDIVTTAMPEHRKVMDMVLKLAPEYGVYPRLAMAIIRAESNFNPGAVSPKNAQGLMQLIPETAERFNVKKPFDPEQNIRGGLSYLRWLLAYFKGDVALVAAAYNAGEGAVNRYAGIPPYAETQGYVKRIRDIFKRENHPFDPTITGPSPELPKITSRRVM
- a CDS encoding nucleotide sugar dehydrogenase produces the protein MTTIAVVGLGYVGLPLAVEFGKKFRTIGFDLSAEKIESYKRYVDPTGEVSSEDLKAATLLEVGTNPSALKEADFVVVAVPTPVDDAHQPDFSPLVGSSKAVGQNLKQGAIVVYESTVYPGATEEVCIPILERESGKTWKEDFFVGYSPERINPGDKERTVTKIVKVVSGDTPETLATVKEIYGSIITAGVYPASNIKVAEAAKVIENTQRDLNIALMNELAIIFDKIGIDTLEVLQAAGTKWNFLPFRPGLVGGHCIGVDPYYLTHKAQKLGYHPEVILAGRRINDGMGKFVAEQTIKQLIRNGHPIKDCPIIVLGLTFKEDCPDLRNSRVIDVIRELESYGAKVVVHDPVADAKEAKHEYGVDLVAWDDLPKSGAIVAAVNHREFKMRSTADFLSKLKNDGVITDVKSMLDPAAFAAAGVDLWRL